A single genomic interval of Amblyomma americanum isolate KBUSLIRL-KWMA chromosome 11, ASM5285725v1, whole genome shotgun sequence harbors:
- the LOC144110328 gene encoding uncharacterized protein LOC144110328 isoform X2 — MHGASLNVTPYELDVPAEAAAQATTYDSTETAQVAPARFRGTEDFVMHIDELFTSLKAMPLQRPPSTIANASIAYIAGFVARAVEERRTCSFCPALHQSDGPSAVLMGLIYLLSRGGLTFPKSELVTLLVTVKKAVDIALPHIKKSNVRQQLAELLLPRLEQCPLFVCPARDDHAASTLSVVFDEFMMPLLANVGATVADRAAYRKKLACKPLHRKVLRV; from the exons ATGCATGGTGCCTCCCTGAATGTGACGCCATACGAACTTGATGTTCCGGCTGAAGCAGCAGCACAGGCAACCACGTATGATTCGACCGAGACAGCGCAAGTTGCCCCAGCCAG gTTCAGGGGAACTGAAGATTTTGTGATGCACATTGACGAGCTCTTCACATCCCTGAAAGCGATGCCTC TGCAGCGGCCCCCATCAACCATAGCAAATGCCAGCATCGCTTATATAGCAGGATTCGTGGCGAGAGCAGTTGAGGAGCGGAGAACATGCAGCTTCTGCCCTGCCCTCCACCAGTCGGATGGACCCAGTGCCGTGCTGATGGGGCTTATTTACCTGCTGTCAAGGGGCGGGCTAACATTCCCAAAGTCGGAATTAGTCACGCTCCTTGTGACCGTTAAGAAAGCTGTTGACATTGCCCTCCCGCACATAAAAAAGAGCAACGTGCGTCAGCAGCTGGCTGAACTGTTATTGCCTCGACTGGAGCAGTGCCCCCTTTTCGTTTGCCCAGCAAGGGATGACCACGCCGCAAGCACACTATCTGTAGTGTTTGATGAGTTCATGATGCCACTCTTAGCCAATGTCGGCGCTACTGTGGCAGACAGGGCTGCTTACCGCAAAAAGCTGGCCTGCAAGCCACTGCATAGGAAAGTGCTCCGTGTTTGA
- the LOC144110328 gene encoding uncharacterized protein LOC144110328 isoform X1, with translation MYCSMHGASLNVTPYELDVPAEAAAQATTYDSTETAQVAPARFRGTEDFVMHIDELFTSLKAMPLQRPPSTIANASIAYIAGFVARAVEERRTCSFCPALHQSDGPSAVLMGLIYLLSRGGLTFPKSELVTLLVTVKKAVDIALPHIKKSNVRQQLAELLLPRLEQCPLFVCPARDDHAASTLSVVFDEFMMPLLANVGATVADRAAYRKKLACKPLHRKVLRV, from the exons ATGTATTGCAGTATGCATGGTGCCTCCCTGAATGTGACGCCATACGAACTTGATGTTCCGGCTGAAGCAGCAGCACAGGCAACCACGTATGATTCGACCGAGACAGCGCAAGTTGCCCCAGCCAG gTTCAGGGGAACTGAAGATTTTGTGATGCACATTGACGAGCTCTTCACATCCCTGAAAGCGATGCCTC TGCAGCGGCCCCCATCAACCATAGCAAATGCCAGCATCGCTTATATAGCAGGATTCGTGGCGAGAGCAGTTGAGGAGCGGAGAACATGCAGCTTCTGCCCTGCCCTCCACCAGTCGGATGGACCCAGTGCCGTGCTGATGGGGCTTATTTACCTGCTGTCAAGGGGCGGGCTAACATTCCCAAAGTCGGAATTAGTCACGCTCCTTGTGACCGTTAAGAAAGCTGTTGACATTGCCCTCCCGCACATAAAAAAGAGCAACGTGCGTCAGCAGCTGGCTGAACTGTTATTGCCTCGACTGGAGCAGTGCCCCCTTTTCGTTTGCCCAGCAAGGGATGACCACGCCGCAAGCACACTATCTGTAGTGTTTGATGAGTTCATGATGCCACTCTTAGCCAATGTCGGCGCTACTGTGGCAGACAGGGCTGCTTACCGCAAAAAGCTGGCCTGCAAGCCACTGCATAGGAAAGTGCTCCGTGTTTGA